The genomic interval ATCGCGCTTGTCCTGCAATGCGGTCGCGGCGTCGAACTCCTGCTGCACCGTCGTCCTGGCCGCCTGCTGCGCCAGCGTAGGAGCGGCCACCGCAATCGCCGCCCCAAGCAGAATCATCCGCGACTGCACCATCGTCCGCCCCCATCCCTCGTCAGGAGCCGACCATCCTATATCACGAGGATAAGCGCCAGAGGGTCTGTAAGCCGGGTTCTGTCCCCCCGCCGAGGCGGGATGGGCGACCATTCCTCTAGGCCTGCACTCGCATACAGGCTCAAGCGACCAACCCGGGCGACGAGCAGCAACGATGCTCATGTGCCGCCCCTATTCGGTCTTGCTCCCGGTGGGGTTTGCCGTGCCGCCCCTGTTACCAGGCGCGCGGTGCGCTCTTACCGCACCCTTTCACTTTTCGCGTCGCCGAAGCGGTTCGCTGTCTGCTCTCTGTGGCACTTTCCCTCGGGTCACCCCGGCCGGGCGTTACCCGGCACCGTCGTTACGTGGAGCCCGGACTTTCCTCGCGCATCCTGAAGACACCCGCGGTCGCCCGACCCTCTGGCGAGGAGCGCTCTACTCATCCCCCGTCGGTTTGGGAAGCAGCAACGCGAGCAGGATGCAGCGGCATTCCATGTCGATCTCGCCGTCGATCAGTTCGGGGCGGAAGCGCCGCTGGAACGCGACCGTCGCGGCCAGCTTGTCCGACACGTCGTACCCGAAGCGTTCGAGCGCGAGCAGGAAGCCGCCTTCGGTCCAGCCCGGATCCATCAAATTCTTGGTCGGTCGCGGCAACGCCAGCCGCAGTTTCGCCAGCCGGCTCCAGGGGAACAGCTCGCCCGGATCCTGCTTGCGCTTCGGCGCGATGTCGGAATGGCCGACCACGTTGCCGCGCCCGATCTCGTAGCGGTCCTTGATCGCCGCGACCAACGGCAACAAGCCGTCGATCTGCTGGTCCGGGAACGGGCGATAGCCGAATTCGTGCCCCGGATTGACGATCTCGATCCCGATGCTCGCGCTGTTCACGTCGGTGATGCCGCGCCAGTGCGACTGGCCCGCATGCCATGCGCGCTTCGCCTCGTCGACCATCTGCAAGACGGTGCCGTCCTCGGCGATCAGATAATGCGCGGAGACCTTCGCCGCCGGATCGGTCAGCCTTGCGATCGCCGCCTCCGCGTCCGGCATGCCGGTATAATGCAGCACGATCATCGTGATCGGCAGCATGCGATCGTCGAAATTGGGAGACGGCGTGTCGATCATGCCCATGCCCGAACCGTTCTTGCCGATAATGTCATGCATTGTCCCCTGCCCGCGCGGTGCGGATCGTCACGATCGCGACGCCGAGCATCGCGATCCCTCCGCCGGTTAGCATAAGTGCGGTGAGCGGCGTGCCGAAATAATAGGCTGCCGCGAACACCGAGATCACCGGCGCCGCCAGCGTCAGCGGCGTGACGATGCTGATCGGATGGCGCTGCAACAGATACGACATCGATCCCTGCCCGATCACCGTCGATCCGATCGCGGAAAACGCCACCCAGCCGAGCGTGTGCAGCGGCAGATCCGGGATCGCCGCCATCGCCCGAGGCTCGACCTGCCAG from Sphingomonas sp. Leaf357 carries:
- a CDS encoding N-acetylmuramoyl-L-alanine amidase, producing MGMIDTPSPNFDDRMLPITMIVLHYTGMPDAEAAIARLTDPAAKVSAHYLIAEDGTVLQMVDEAKRAWHAGQSHWRGITDVNSASIGIEIVNPGHEFGYRPFPDQQIDGLLPLVAAIKDRYEIGRGNVVGHSDIAPKRKQDPGELFPWSRLAKLRLALPRPTKNLMDPGWTEGGFLLALERFGYDVSDKLAATVAFQRRFRPELIDGEIDMECRCILLALLLPKPTGDE